The Roseicyclus marinus genome has a segment encoding these proteins:
- the xth gene encoding exodeoxyribonuclease III: MKIATFNINGIKARIEALSDWLAAFQPDVALLQEIKSVDEGFPREHFEDMGYRVETHGQKGFNGVAILSKLPLEDVSRGLPGDAEDEQARWIEASVIGDTHAVRVCGLYLPNGNPAPGPKYDYKLAWMARMEAHAKSLLAQEMPLVLAGDYNVIPQDEDAAKPEAWRADALALPQSRAAFRRIVNLGFTEAIRARTQAPGLYSFWDYQAGAWERNNGIRIDHLLLSPQAADLMRDAGIEKDVRGREKPSDHVPVWIDLAA, encoded by the coding sequence GACATTCAACATCAACGGCATCAAGGCGCGGATCGAGGCGTTGAGCGATTGGCTGGCCGCCTTCCAGCCCGATGTGGCGCTGTTGCAAGAGATCAAGTCGGTCGACGAAGGCTTTCCCCGCGAGCATTTCGAGGACATGGGCTACCGGGTGGAAACCCATGGCCAGAAGGGCTTCAACGGGGTCGCGATCCTGTCGAAACTGCCGCTGGAGGATGTGAGCCGGGGTCTGCCCGGCGATGCGGAGGACGAACAGGCGCGCTGGATCGAGGCGAGCGTGATCGGGGATACCCATGCCGTGCGGGTCTGCGGGCTGTACCTGCCCAACGGGAACCCCGCGCCGGGGCCGAAATACGACTACAAGCTCGCATGGATGGCCCGGATGGAGGCCCATGCCAAAAGCCTGCTGGCCCAGGAGATGCCGCTGGTTCTGGCGGGCGATTACAACGTGATCCCGCAAGACGAGGATGCGGCCAAGCCCGAAGCCTGGCGCGCGGATGCGCTGGCGCTGCCGCAAAGCCGGGCGGCGTTCCGGCGGATCGTCAACCTTGGCTTTACCGAGGCGATCCGGGCGCGGACGCAGGCACCGGGGCTCTATTCCTTCTGGGATTACCAGGCAGGCGCCTGGGAGCGGAACAACGGCATCCGCATCGACCACCTGCTGCTCAGTCCGCAAGCCGCCGATCTGATGCGCGATGCGGGCATCGAGAAGGACGTGCGGGGGCGGGAAAAGCCCTCTGACCACGTGCCGGTCTGGATCGATCTGGCGGCCTGA